A segment of the Verrucomicrobiota bacterium genome:
GGTTTAAAATTTGTTTTTGCGATTTCCAATTATTTTAAAGAATCTTAGAGTCTATGTCCGATAATGTGGTAGAGGGAGTTGGAGGAGATCCTGTTATTCAATTTTCCGTATTTCTTGAAAACAAGGTGGGGCGGTTGAGCGATTTTTCCCGTTTGTTGGCAGATAACTCCATTCACATCATGGCGATGACGGTTTTGGATACCACGGATAGTAGCATTGTAAGAATTATTGTAGACGATCCCGGAAGTGCCAGTTCGGTGCTTTATTTGGCAGGATATTCATTTTCCGAAACGGATGTACTCGTGATTGAGTTGAGTTCAGTGGACGATGTCCCTGCTTTGCTTTCTCTTATTTTGGCAGCTGAAATTAACGTTCATTATCTTTACCCGTTTATTTTCCGACCATCAGAGAAATCTGCTCTGGCTATTCAATTGGAAGACATGGATTTGGCTACAGATGTTCTGAAATTTAGTAAATTTCGCGTGCTTTGTCAGAGCGACATTTCACGTTAGTGCTTGCCGTTCAGATCGAATACCTGTGCGACTAAATTTTTTTGAGAGAAAAATCGTTCCTCTATCAAGCAAAAGCCATGTGACTATAATCAGCAGGTGGTAGGGAAGTCATGGTCTGCCGATATAAACCTGTTTCTTCTTTATTCTGACTCTGAGAATTCGATTAGGCTCATTACATTGAGGTTAGCGGCTTTGAGTGCTTTGGATCCCCCAAGTTCTGGAAGATCAATGACAGCCGTGACTTCCACTACCTCTGCACCTAATCTTTGAAACAGTTTGCTTGCAGCCAGAAGGGTGCCACCCGTCGCAATTAAATCATCAACAATTGCAATTCGTTCGTTCTTTTGAACCGAATCAACATGCACTTCAATGGTGCCCTTACCGTATTCCAAGGAATAGTCTTCCGACACCGTCTCGAATGGTAGCTTTCCTTTTTTTCTAACCAGTACAAATGGCAAGTTCATTTGATTGGCCACCGCACCACCTATGACAAACCCTCTCGCGTCTACCCCGGCAATGCGATCGACACCGACCTCCTCGTAGTGTTGGCAAATCGTATTGACTATAGTCTTAAAACATTCAGGCGTTTCAAAAAGAGGGGTTACATCGCGAAAACGAACTCCGGGTTCCGGCCAGTCGACAACGGTTCGAACATGCGTTTTTAATTCATTTAAAGTCATAATAGGTTAAATTGAAACTAGGACTCTAAATTGAGCCATTTTAATTCTTCGCTATTCAATTGGATATAGGCCCCGGGGCAAGAGGTTCTTGTTTCTTCAAGGGTTCGCGGACCGATTAAGCTGAATATTTGAAATGGTTGGTTTAGTACATAGGCCAGGGCAATACTTATGACTGAGGTTCCCTTTTCTTTTGCCAATGTTTG
Coding sequences within it:
- a CDS encoding acetolactate synthase; protein product: MSDNVVEGVGGDPVIQFSVFLENKVGRLSDFSRLLADNSIHIMAMTVLDTTDSSIVRIIVDDPGSASSVLYLAGYSFSETDVLVIELSSVDDVPALLSLILAAEINVHYLYPFIFRPSEKSALAIQLEDMDLATDVLKFSKFRVLCQSDISR
- a CDS encoding adenine phosphoribosyltransferase codes for the protein MTLNELKTHVRTVVDWPEPGVRFRDVTPLFETPECFKTIVNTICQHYEEVGVDRIAGVDARGFVIGGAVANQMNLPFVLVRKKGKLPFETVSEDYSLEYGKGTIEVHVDSVQKNERIAIVDDLIATGGTLLAASKLFQRLGAEVVEVTAVIDLPELGGSKALKAANLNVMSLIEFSESE